In one Verrucomicrobiota bacterium JB022 genomic region, the following are encoded:
- a CDS encoding GNAT family protein, producing MALRLKVDREVQLRLLNPDESGTVFEEVERSREHLRTWMPWLDRTRHAEDSRPFLEQSWRSYHNGGGFSLGIFYHGEFAGMAGFHAFDVANRITSLGYWLGQGFEGKGVMHRSVERLLTYAFNTRQMNRVYLRCATGNLRSRAIPERMGFVHEGCQREAEWLYDHYVDLEIYSLLRREWEARQAQAEPETAKPSPWTLLRMG from the coding sequence ATGGCGTTACGGCTGAAAGTCGACCGTGAAGTGCAGCTCCGCCTGCTCAACCCCGATGAGTCCGGGACTGTGTTCGAAGAAGTCGAGCGGTCGCGCGAGCACCTGCGGACTTGGATGCCCTGGCTCGATCGCACGCGACACGCCGAAGACAGCCGCCCGTTTCTCGAACAGTCGTGGCGCAGCTACCACAACGGCGGCGGCTTCTCGCTCGGCATCTTTTACCACGGGGAATTTGCCGGGATGGCTGGTTTCCACGCCTTCGACGTGGCCAACCGCATCACCAGCCTCGGATATTGGCTGGGGCAGGGCTTTGAGGGCAAGGGCGTCATGCACCGCAGTGTCGAGCGCCTGCTTACCTATGCTTTCAATACGCGCCAGATGAACCGCGTCTACCTGCGCTGCGCCACCGGCAACCTCCGTAGCCGGGCGATCCCGGAGCGCATGGGCTTTGTCCACGAAGGCTGCCAGCGCGAAGCCGAATGGCTCTACGACCATTATGTCGACCTCGAGATCTACAGCCTGCTGCGCCGCGAATGGGAAGCCCGGCAGGCTCAGGCCGAACCGGAAACCGCCAAGCCCAGCCCCTGGACGCTGTTACGGATGGGGTAG
- a CDS encoding glycosyltransferase family 2 protein, translating to MSAVEVGQEAVELSVVIPCLNEAETIGICLDKINRVFAEHGIRGEAVVGDNGSTDGSIEIAREKGARVINVTQKGYGNALRGGIAAARAPYIIMGDADDSYDFLEIPKFLKQLRAGHQFVYGCRLPTGGGTVMPGAMPWSHRHIGNPLFSLLARLWFHAPIHDVYCGMRGFRKDAYEELNQQCTGMEFATEMVIKSSLFRRDIVEVPITLHPDGRKSRKPHLRTMRDGWRTLRFFLLYSPRWLFLLPGLVLGLVGFVIALLGGFKASIGNAVLGVHSLTAGLLMAYIGLQTVFFGVIAKTFATNESLSPADALLKRLQKFVTLEKGILLSVAAILGGVALFAIVLALWWQSGFGPLDYAQTLRLVVPGTFLIATGWQTLFFAFTVSLLSIRRR from the coding sequence ATGAGCGCTGTCGAAGTTGGTCAAGAGGCTGTGGAGCTGTCGGTGGTCATTCCGTGCCTCAATGAGGCCGAAACGATCGGGATTTGCCTGGACAAGATCAATCGCGTCTTTGCCGAGCACGGCATCCGTGGAGAGGCTGTTGTGGGCGATAACGGAAGCACGGATGGATCCATCGAGATCGCTCGTGAAAAGGGCGCCCGCGTGATCAATGTGACGCAGAAGGGCTACGGTAACGCCTTGCGAGGCGGGATCGCTGCCGCCCGTGCCCCTTACATCATCATGGGGGATGCCGACGACAGCTACGACTTTCTGGAGATCCCCAAGTTTCTGAAGCAACTGCGCGCCGGGCACCAGTTTGTCTACGGCTGTCGCCTGCCCACCGGGGGCGGTACGGTCATGCCGGGCGCGATGCCCTGGTCGCACCGGCACATTGGCAATCCACTTTTCTCCCTGCTGGCTCGCCTGTGGTTCCACGCGCCGATTCACGACGTGTATTGCGGCATGCGCGGCTTTCGCAAGGATGCTTACGAAGAGCTCAACCAGCAGTGCACGGGCATGGAGTTCGCGACGGAGATGGTGATCAAGTCGAGCCTCTTCCGGCGCGACATCGTGGAGGTGCCCATTACCTTGCATCCTGATGGGCGTAAGTCGCGCAAGCCTCACCTGCGAACGATGCGGGATGGTTGGCGCACGCTCCGGTTTTTCCTGCTCTACAGCCCCCGCTGGCTGTTTCTCCTGCCGGGGTTGGTGCTGGGGCTGGTCGGCTTCGTCATCGCTCTGCTGGGCGGGTTCAAGGCCTCGATCGGTAATGCAGTGCTGGGAGTGCACTCTTTGACGGCTGGGCTGCTCATGGCCTACATCGGGCTGCAGACGGTCTTCTTTGGAGTGATTGCCAAGACCTTTGCCACCAATGAATCGCTGTCGCCCGCAGATGCCTTGCTGAAGCGGCTGCAGAAGTTTGTGACGCTGGAGAAGGGCATCCTGCTGAGCGTGGCCGCGATTCTGGGCGGCGTCGCGCTGTTTGCCATCGTGCTAGCCCTCTGGTGGCAGTCCGGTTTCGGGCCGCTGGATTACGCACAGACGCTACGGCTGGTTGTCCCCGGCACCTTCCTCATTGCCACCGGCTGGCAGACGCTTTTCTTCGCCTTTACCGTCAGTCTGCTCAGCATTCGCCGCCGGTAA
- a CDS encoding class I SAM-dependent methyltransferase codes for MGNLTYWHEGALCENPVWEDAYSRFETPEQERTKFKKRLKRLGITGMPRGIAIAELFCGRGNGLLALQELGFTNICGADLSPALLKQATVDCNLYVADCRNTRFKNGQFDLIVIQGGVHHLPALPGDLEQTLDEVVRILKPETGRLCLVEPWMTPFLFFVHGLSSCSWTRKMWGKLDAFQTMTDQEATTYFNWLGRREESLALIKDRFHPEILQEEMGKLFLLARRK; via the coding sequence ATGGGAAACTTAACTTATTGGCACGAGGGAGCGTTGTGCGAGAATCCTGTCTGGGAGGACGCCTACAGCCGTTTCGAAACGCCTGAACAGGAACGAACCAAGTTCAAAAAGAGGCTTAAGCGTCTGGGAATCACCGGAATGCCTCGAGGAATCGCGATCGCAGAACTGTTCTGTGGTCGGGGCAACGGATTGCTTGCGCTTCAGGAACTAGGTTTTACGAATATCTGCGGTGCCGACCTTTCCCCAGCGTTGTTGAAGCAAGCCACCGTCGACTGTAACCTTTACGTCGCGGACTGCCGGAACACACGCTTCAAAAATGGCCAATTTGACCTTATAGTGATCCAGGGCGGGGTCCACCACCTTCCGGCTCTGCCGGGAGATCTGGAGCAAACGCTTGACGAAGTCGTGCGCATCCTCAAGCCGGAAACGGGTCGCCTATGCCTGGTTGAGCCATGGATGACCCCTTTTTTGTTTTTCGTGCATGGTCTGAGTAGTTGTTCGTGGACTAGGAAAATGTGGGGAAAACTCGATGCATTTCAAACGATGACAGATCAAGAGGCCACCACCTATTTCAACTGGCTGGGACGTCGTGAAGAGAGCCTCGCGCTGATCAAGGACCGCTTCCATCCAGAGATACTTCAGGAGGAGATGGGGAAACTATTCCTCCTCGCCCGACGCAAGTAA
- a CDS encoding LysR family transcriptional regulator: MELYHLKTFVTVAEEENLTRAAERLSMSQPAVSSHIKTLEEELGLKLFIRSPRGMALTPAGHEIWDQADRILKACLDLQVKAGSLKGELSGRLHVGINNEAEIVRADQIVRVLSDAYPKLGFQVKYGSSGIMLDRLLARELDVVFYEGPCEHPEVASAHVTDLEICVVGPRAWEEELARPDWEVLSRYPWVFTSPNCSYYRLMEHITEVKKLKLQRRYELDDNDVTVSFFIASQMALSLVPRQVVERSHLRDKLFVWPHFSFSMPLCIGALRSRCDEPAINAFLKAASRAWDKPLSLTAGPMTTEIARFQEIPA, from the coding sequence ATGGAACTCTACCACCTGAAAACGTTTGTTACCGTCGCGGAAGAAGAAAATCTCACGCGGGCGGCCGAGCGTCTTTCCATGAGCCAGCCCGCCGTCAGCAGCCACATCAAGACGCTCGAAGAAGAGCTGGGCCTCAAGCTGTTTATCCGCAGCCCACGCGGCATGGCGCTGACCCCTGCAGGTCATGAGATCTGGGACCAGGCCGACCGCATCCTCAAGGCCTGCCTCGATTTGCAGGTAAAAGCCGGCTCGCTGAAAGGCGAGTTGAGCGGGCGCCTGCACGTGGGCATCAACAACGAAGCCGAAATCGTCCGGGCCGACCAGATCGTCCGAGTCCTGTCCGATGCCTACCCGAAGCTGGGCTTCCAGGTGAAGTATGGCAGCAGCGGCATCATGCTCGACCGCCTCCTCGCCCGCGAGCTCGACGTCGTCTTCTACGAAGGCCCCTGCGAGCACCCGGAAGTCGCCAGCGCCCACGTGACGGATCTAGAGATCTGTGTCGTGGGCCCCCGCGCCTGGGAAGAGGAATTGGCCCGGCCCGACTGGGAAGTGTTGAGCCGCTACCCATGGGTCTTCACCTCCCCCAACTGCTCATATTACCGGCTGATGGAGCACATCACCGAAGTGAAGAAGCTCAAGCTGCAGCGCCGTTACGAACTCGACGACAACGACGTGACCGTCAGCTTCTTCATCGCCTCGCAGATGGCCCTCAGCCTCGTGCCCCGGCAGGTAGTGGAACGCTCGCACCTGCGCGACAAGCTGTTTGTGTGGCCGCATTTCAGCTTCTCGATGCCGCTCTGCATCGGCGCCCTGCGCAGCCGCTGCGACGAGCCCGCGATCAACGCCTTCCTCAAGGCCGCCAGCCGCGCCTGGGACAAGCCCTTGTCCCTCACCGCCGGCCCCATGACCACCGAAATCGCACGATTCCAGGAGATCCCGGCCTAA
- a CDS encoding VC0807 family protein codes for MAGKLSIAAYMGSENTTSPRQQEDPFMNLLLNIALPVIILGQGDRWIDNPVTVLLIALAFPVVYFFYDLNKRKKYNFISILGFISILLTGGIGLLQLSRDWFILKETAIPAIIGLVVIGSLFTPFPLIRKILYTPELFDVEAIKTRLAERNNTPHFDALLRRTTILLGLSFFFSALLNFLVASYFIKTEPSVDLAQYNAEVGAMTGWSYAIIAVPNLIITVGILIYLVKRLESLTGLSFENMLASHHREKAAEQQAKEAARRAAKRK; via the coding sequence ATGGCCGGTAAATTAAGCATAGCCGCCTACATGGGAAGCGAAAACACCACCTCGCCGCGGCAGCAGGAAGATCCGTTCATGAACCTCCTGCTCAACATCGCCCTGCCGGTCATCATCCTCGGCCAAGGCGACCGCTGGATCGATAACCCCGTAACGGTGTTGCTCATCGCCCTCGCCTTCCCTGTCGTCTACTTCTTTTACGATCTCAACAAACGCAAGAAGTACAACTTCATCAGCATCCTCGGCTTTATCAGCATTCTGCTGACCGGCGGTATCGGCCTGCTGCAGCTCTCGCGCGACTGGTTTATCCTGAAGGAGACGGCCATCCCCGCCATCATCGGTCTGGTGGTGATCGGCAGCCTCTTTACGCCTTTCCCGCTGATCCGCAAGATCCTCTACACGCCGGAGCTCTTTGACGTGGAGGCGATCAAGACCCGCCTCGCCGAGCGCAACAACACCCCGCACTTCGACGCCCTGCTGCGCCGCACGACGATCCTGCTCGGCCTCAGCTTTTTCTTCAGCGCCCTGCTCAACTTCCTCGTAGCCAGCTACTTCATCAAGACCGAGCCCAGCGTCGACCTCGCCCAATACAACGCCGAAGTTGGCGCCATGACGGGCTGGAGCTACGCCATCATCGCTGTACCCAACCTCATCATCACCGTCGGCATCCTCATCTACCTCGTCAAGCGACTGGAGAGCCTGACGGGCCTGTCGTTCGAAAACATGCTCGCCTCCCACCACCGCGAGAAGGCCGCAGAGCAACAGGCCAAAGAAGCCGCCCGGAGAGCCGCCAAGCGCAAATAG
- a CDS encoding phosphopantothenoylcysteine decarboxylase, whose amino-acid sequence MNASPIRCLVSAGPTREYFDPVRFLSNPSSGKMGYAIARAAQEAGWQTELVSGPVALEAPEGVAVTRVETGQQMFDALAPRFEHCDVLIMTAAIMDYRPAEKATQKVKKDQLDFTVRMEPVVDVLKTLAARRRPGQYIVGFAAETNDLETYARGKLLKKNCDLIVGNYIGRPDTGFQGDENTVFLFAPEQRVRQVGPASKLEIARELVRLVGEARVV is encoded by the coding sequence ATGAACGCAAGCCCGATCCGCTGCCTTGTTTCCGCAGGGCCCACCCGGGAGTATTTCGACCCCGTCCGCTTCTTGAGCAACCCCTCGAGCGGCAAGATGGGCTATGCCATCGCCCGCGCGGCTCAGGAGGCCGGCTGGCAGACCGAGCTGGTCAGCGGCCCGGTGGCGCTGGAGGCCCCGGAGGGCGTGGCGGTGACGCGGGTGGAAACGGGGCAGCAGATGTTTGACGCACTGGCCCCGCGCTTCGAGCACTGCGACGTGTTGATCATGACGGCGGCGATCATGGACTACCGCCCGGCGGAAAAGGCCACCCAAAAGGTGAAGAAAGACCAGCTCGACTTCACGGTGCGTATGGAGCCGGTCGTCGACGTGCTCAAGACGCTGGCCGCGCGCCGTCGCCCCGGCCAATACATCGTGGGCTTTGCCGCCGAGACGAACGACCTCGAAACGTATGCGCGTGGCAAGCTGCTGAAGAAGAACTGCGACCTGATCGTGGGCAACTACATCGGACGCCCCGACACGGGCTTCCAGGGCGACGAGAACACCGTTTTTCTCTTCGCGCCCGAACAGCGAGTCCGGCAGGTGGGCCCTGCGAGCAAGCTCGAAATCGCCCGCGAGCTGGTGCGTCTGGTGGGTGAGGCGAGGGTGGTATAA
- a CDS encoding nucleotidyltransferase domain-containing protein → MQIEELKRKVQPLCERQKVRRLDLFGSRARADGSEASDFDFVAEFEAVDPEKLGRYYFNLLHELEDTLHKPVDLLTYDAVAKPRLRRNIEADRVNLYARTD, encoded by the coding sequence ATGCAGATCGAGGAGTTAAAGCGCAAGGTGCAGCCTCTTTGCGAACGGCAGAAAGTCCGCCGCCTTGATCTGTTTGGCTCGCGGGCGCGCGCAGATGGGTCGGAAGCAAGCGATTTCGATTTTGTCGCCGAGTTTGAGGCGGTAGATCCAGAGAAGCTAGGTCGCTACTATTTCAATCTCTTGCACGAGTTGGAAGATACCCTGCACAAGCCCGTCGACCTACTGACATATGATGCTGTGGCCAAGCCGCGCTTGCGTCGGAATATCGAAGCCGATCGTGTGAATCTATATGCGCGCACAGATTAA
- a CDS encoding DUF86 domain-containing protein — protein sequence MRAQIKDLIDDVLEAHERISSFVSGYSFADYVADEKTRLAVERCLEIMSEALTRMARIDPGVEVAVRDYRDMRSFRNILVHDYGRVDDRIVWTVLHDHLPRLVEDVKSLRS from the coding sequence ATGCGCGCACAGATTAAGGATTTGATCGATGATGTGCTGGAGGCACACGAGCGCATCTCTAGCTTTGTCTCAGGGTATTCGTTTGCCGATTATGTGGCTGATGAAAAGACTCGCTTGGCGGTGGAGCGTTGTCTGGAGATCATGAGCGAGGCGCTTACGCGTATGGCACGCATAGATCCTGGGGTTGAAGTGGCGGTGAGGGATTATCGCGATATGCGGTCGTTCCGTAATATTCTGGTCCACGATTATGGGCGAGTTGACGACCGAATCGTCTGGACGGTGTTGCATGACCACCTTCCTCGCCTTGTGGAAGACGTGAAAAGCCTGCGCTCTTAG
- the ppk1 gene encoding polyphosphate kinase 1 gives MPGRNGNKGKIAYFNRELSWLAFNRRVLEQAEDERYPLAERVRFLTFVGSNLDEFFEIRVSGLIQQVESGSTNTGLDGLGPKEQLRRIRQVVAALVKDAYACWQDQLVPALAKSKIVFKSRDQLTKREVNWLKEYFETEVQPVLTPLAIDPTHPFPQFGNKSLNLLLWLDDPDTPQTELMLAFIPVPRILPRVVRIPGTSRTPPTYIFLNDVIKHFAQQLFPGYNLRAAHAFRITRNSDLYIDEEEVENLLQYIEEELYNLRKGAAVRLEIEDGVEDELLQQLLDAIKLPKQYVYRIHGPINLMRLSTLVDLIEDSSLKFKPFHPYTPPSLRNPSGIFDAIRQKDQILHHPYDAFDPVVELVRQASRDPKVLAIKITLYRTSSDSPIVKALMEAARNNKQVTVLIELKARFDEANNITWAKQMEEAGVHVVYGFVGLKTHCKCMLIVRREEKGLRRYAHLGTGNYHPKTAKLYTDVSFMTCREELTEEVAEVFNTLTGFAKSPQFRHLLVAPYSLHRRMNQHILQEARNAKKGLKARIIVKCNSLINEETIANLYKASQAGVKIDCVVRGICGLVPGVKGMSENITVRSILGRFLEHSRIYYFENAEEGRPLIFAGSADWMDRNFYRRIEVVFPIEDDNIRHCILEGILEPSLRDNAFAKFLQPNGAYLPDENNKAPDAFSSQHYFVEDAERKARVVEVEKAEDDVEEGEE, from the coding sequence ATGCCCGGACGTAACGGTAATAAAGGCAAGATCGCGTACTTCAACCGAGAATTGAGCTGGTTGGCGTTCAACCGCCGCGTGCTCGAACAGGCTGAAGACGAACGCTATCCCTTGGCCGAACGTGTCCGTTTCCTCACCTTCGTCGGCTCCAACCTCGACGAGTTTTTCGAGATCCGGGTCAGCGGTTTGATCCAACAAGTGGAGTCGGGCAGCACCAACACCGGGCTCGACGGACTGGGGCCCAAGGAGCAGCTGCGCCGCATCCGGCAGGTCGTCGCCGCACTGGTCAAGGACGCTTATGCGTGCTGGCAGGATCAACTGGTGCCCGCGCTGGCCAAGTCCAAGATCGTCTTCAAGAGCCGCGACCAGCTGACCAAGCGCGAGGTCAACTGGCTGAAGGAATACTTCGAGACGGAAGTGCAGCCGGTGCTCACGCCGCTGGCGATCGACCCGACGCACCCCTTCCCGCAGTTTGGCAACAAGAGCCTCAACCTCCTCCTCTGGCTCGACGACCCCGATACGCCGCAGACGGAGCTGATGCTGGCCTTCATCCCCGTGCCGCGCATCCTGCCGCGCGTCGTGCGCATCCCCGGCACCTCCCGCACGCCGCCGACCTACATCTTTCTCAACGACGTGATCAAGCACTTCGCGCAGCAGCTCTTCCCGGGCTACAACCTGCGCGCGGCCCACGCCTTCCGCATCACGCGCAATTCCGACCTCTACATCGACGAGGAGGAAGTCGAAAACCTCCTCCAATACATCGAGGAAGAGCTCTACAACCTGCGCAAGGGAGCGGCGGTACGTCTGGAGATCGAAGACGGCGTGGAAGACGAGCTGCTCCAGCAGTTGCTCGACGCGATCAAGCTGCCCAAGCAGTACGTCTACCGCATCCACGGGCCGATCAACCTCATGCGCCTCAGCACGCTGGTCGACCTGATCGAAGACAGCTCGCTCAAATTCAAGCCCTTCCACCCCTACACGCCGCCCAGCCTGCGCAACCCCAGCGGCATCTTCGACGCGATCCGCCAGAAAGACCAGATCCTGCACCACCCTTACGACGCTTTCGACCCGGTGGTGGAGCTGGTGCGCCAGGCCTCGCGCGACCCCAAGGTGCTGGCGATCAAGATCACGCTTTACCGCACGTCCAGCGATTCGCCCATCGTCAAGGCCCTGATGGAGGCCGCCCGCAACAACAAGCAGGTGACGGTGCTGATCGAGCTGAAGGCCCGCTTCGACGAGGCCAACAACATCACCTGGGCCAAGCAGATGGAAGAGGCTGGCGTGCACGTGGTCTACGGCTTCGTGGGCCTCAAGACGCACTGCAAGTGCATGCTCATCGTGCGCCGCGAAGAGAAGGGCCTGCGCCGCTACGCCCACCTCGGCACCGGCAATTACCACCCCAAGACGGCCAAGCTCTACACCGACGTCAGCTTTATGACCTGTCGCGAAGAGCTGACCGAGGAAGTGGCGGAAGTCTTCAACACCCTCACCGGCTTTGCCAAGAGCCCGCAGTTCCGCCACCTGCTCGTCGCGCCCTACAGCCTGCACCGGCGCATGAACCAGCACATCCTGCAGGAGGCGCGCAACGCCAAGAAGGGCCTCAAGGCGCGCATCATCGTGAAGTGCAACAGCCTCATCAACGAGGAGACCATCGCCAACCTCTACAAGGCCAGTCAGGCCGGCGTAAAGATCGACTGCGTGGTGCGGGGCATCTGCGGCCTCGTGCCCGGCGTCAAAGGCATGAGCGAAAACATCACTGTGCGCTCCATCCTCGGCCGCTTCCTCGAGCACAGCCGCATCTACTACTTCGAGAACGCCGAAGAGGGCCGCCCGCTCATCTTTGCCGGCAGTGCCGACTGGATGGACCGCAACTTCTACCGCCGCATCGAAGTCGTCTTCCCCATCGAAGACGACAACATCCGCCACTGCATCCTCGAAGGCATCCTTGAGCCCTCGCTACGCGACAACGCCTTCGCCAAGTTCCTCCAGCCCAACGGCGCCTACCTGCCCGACGAAAACAACAAGGCCCCCGACGCCTTCTCCAGCCAGCACTATTTCGTCGAAGACGCCGAACGCAAAGCCCGCGTCGTCGAAGTCGAAAAAGCTGAAGACGACGTGGAAGAGGGGGAGGAGTAG